The following coding sequences lie in one Niabella agricola genomic window:
- a CDS encoding DsbA family oxidoreductase: MNTNKMQVEIWSDVMCPFCYIGKRHFETALEQFANNREVEIIWKSFQLDPALPEKEEIDHEQYLVERKGLPKDQVKSLLDHVTQSARQAGLDYRFDKVITVNSFNAHRVIQMAKTKGWGDAAEERFFKAYFTEGLDIADRPTLTRLGKEIGLTEEDINEALTNEAYAGKVNRDLYEAQQIGVRGVPFFVFNRKYAVSGAQPPEAFTQTLDKAFAEWRQEHPLPSLEITEGPSCTPDGHCS; encoded by the coding sequence ATGAACACAAATAAAATGCAAGTGGAGATCTGGAGTGACGTAATGTGCCCTTTCTGCTATATCGGCAAGCGGCATTTTGAAACAGCACTGGAACAGTTTGCAAATAACCGGGAAGTGGAGATCATCTGGAAAAGCTTCCAGCTGGACCCCGCGCTTCCCGAAAAGGAAGAAATCGATCATGAACAATATCTGGTCGAGCGTAAGGGATTGCCTAAAGACCAGGTGAAGTCCCTGCTGGACCATGTTACACAATCCGCCAGACAGGCCGGGCTCGATTATCGTTTTGACAAAGTGATCACGGTCAATTCCTTCAACGCGCATCGTGTTATTCAGATGGCTAAAACAAAGGGATGGGGTGATGCCGCCGAAGAGCGGTTTTTCAAAGCCTATTTTACAGAAGGCCTTGACATTGCAGACCGGCCTACCCTTACCCGGCTGGGCAAAGAGATTGGCCTTACCGAAGAAGACATAAACGAAGCACTTACCAATGAAGCATATGCCGGCAAGGTGAACCGCGATCTTTATGAAGCGCAGCAGATCGGCGTAAGAGGTGTACCCTTTTTTGTATTTAACCGCAAATATGCAGTTTCAGGAGCCCAGCCCCCGGAAGCATTCACACAAACGCTGGATAAAGCTTTTGCAGAATGGCGCCAGGAGCACCCGTTGCCTTCTTTGGAAATAACGGAAGGACCTTCCTGTACCCCGGATGGCCATTGCAGCTAA
- a CDS encoding DUF2795 domain-containing protein, protein MFWTLELASYLEDAPWPATKDELIDFAIRSGAPIEVVENLQELEDEGDVYETIEDIWPDYPTQEDFLFNEDEY, encoded by the coding sequence ATGTTTTGGACACTTGAGTTAGCCTCTTATTTAGAAGATGCCCCTTGGCCAGCCACAAAAGACGAACTGATTGATTTTGCTATCAGGAGTGGAGCGCCCATCGAAGTGGTTGAAAATTTACAGGAACTGGAAGATGAAGGCGATGTATATGAAACTATTGAAGACATCTGGCCCGACTACCCAACCCAGGAAGATTTCCTGTTCAACGAAGACGAATACTAA
- a CDS encoding ABC transporter ATP-binding protein: protein MISGKNIHKAYGTVQVLKGVDIEIAKGEVVSIVGPSGSGKSTLLHILGTLDKPDTGSVTMNQTPISTLNGKQLAAFRNKNIGFVFQFHHLLPEFSALENVCIPAWLGGGRKKEVEENARALLTILGVDHRLENKPNELSGGEQQRVAVARALINRPGIIFADEPTGNLDTTNARELHRLFFDLRERFQQTFLIVTHNEELAQLSDRALHMKDGLIV, encoded by the coding sequence ATGATTTCGGGGAAAAATATACACAAAGCCTATGGTACGGTTCAGGTTCTGAAAGGAGTAGACATTGAAATTGCCAAAGGAGAAGTGGTATCCATTGTGGGCCCTTCAGGCAGCGGAAAGAGTACGCTGTTGCATATACTGGGCACACTCGATAAACCAGACACGGGCTCTGTAACCATGAACCAGACGCCCATCAGCACACTGAACGGAAAACAGCTGGCGGCTTTTCGCAACAAGAACATCGGTTTTGTGTTTCAGTTTCATCATTTATTGCCGGAATTTTCTGCGCTCGAAAATGTTTGCATCCCTGCCTGGTTAGGCGGAGGCCGCAAAAAGGAAGTGGAGGAAAACGCCAGAGCATTGTTAACCATACTTGGGGTAGATCATCGCCTGGAAAATAAACCCAATGAACTCAGCGGGGGTGAGCAGCAGCGTGTAGCAGTGGCACGCGCACTTATTAACCGGCCCGGAATCATTTTTGCAGATGAACCCACCGGAAACCTGGACACCACAAATGCCCGTGAGCTGCATCGCCTGTTTTTTGACCTGCGTGAACGATTTCAGCAGACCTTTTTGATCGTTACCCACAACGAAGAACTGGCACAGCTGAGCGACCGGGCGCTGCATATGAAAGACGGCCTGATCGTATAA
- a CDS encoding cob(I)yrinic acid a,c-diamide adenosyltransferase — translation MTFRIYTKTGDQGKTALIGGTKVSKAHLRIEAYGNIDELNSWIGLCRDVQGDVAATDLLREIQDRLFTIGALLARDPAKNTKMILPDLHEADISVLEKEIDAMTARLPEMKSFILPGGSVAISYLHIARCTCRRAERSCVRLKEEAPVEALVIKYLNRLSDYLFVLARYTGHLTGIADIPWRPRSS, via the coding sequence ATGACATTTCGCATTTATACAAAAACCGGGGATCAGGGAAAAACCGCGCTTATCGGTGGTACAAAGGTTTCCAAAGCACATTTGCGGATAGAAGCATATGGAAACATTGACGAGCTCAACTCCTGGATCGGGCTATGCAGGGATGTACAGGGTGATGTGGCGGCAACAGACCTGCTTCGGGAGATACAGGACCGCCTTTTTACCATTGGAGCCCTATTAGCCCGGGATCCGGCGAAAAACACCAAAATGATATTGCCCGACCTGCATGAAGCAGATATTTCCGTACTTGAAAAAGAAATCGATGCCATGACAGCCCGGTTACCGGAAATGAAATCGTTTATTTTGCCGGGAGGCAGTGTTGCGATTTCTTATCTGCATATCGCCCGCTGTACCTGCCGGAGAGCAGAGCGTTCCTGTGTACGGCTGAAGGAAGAAGCGCCTGTTGAGGCCCTTGTTATCAAATATTTAAACCGGCTGAGCGACTACCTGTTTGTTTTGGCACGCTACACCGGCCATCTTACCGGAATCGCCGATATTCCCTGGAGGCCGCGCAGCTCCTGA